Proteins co-encoded in one Aggregicoccus sp. 17bor-14 genomic window:
- a CDS encoding metallophosphoesterase encodes MTRRTSLGVTCLLAVALGALPAAARDAGAAASIDGPYVFLQDGKREQLRVRRNDQGVVEATRSALAGAEVEVEVDSAGAHRFEVPLRKAHPRGATHFPMPSRLLVASDLEGQFDAFTSLMQHNGVLDARLHWRFGRGHLVLVGDLVDRGPHVLPLLWLVYRMEAEARAAGGAVHYVLGNHEQMLLTGQTRYQHPKYLETLRLTGQAPQALWDEHSELGRWLRSKPVLLRVGDYLFMHGGLSPEALALRPTLDEVDRLAATSLTRDPRELTDARAKAVIRGPLGVLWYRGLAMDMPGIPRATPAQVQQVLQHFGVRHLVIGHTLVEHVGSDYGGAVLRVDVGHAAGTREALLIERGKAFRVDASGQRGALEQAVNAD; translated from the coding sequence ATGACACGGAGGACGAGCCTCGGGGTTACCTGCCTCCTGGCGGTGGCCCTGGGCGCGCTGCCGGCGGCCGCGCGCGACGCCGGAGCTGCGGCGAGCATCGACGGGCCCTACGTGTTCCTGCAGGACGGCAAGCGCGAGCAGCTGCGCGTGCGCCGCAATGACCAGGGCGTGGTGGAGGCGACGCGCAGCGCGCTCGCGGGGGCCGAGGTCGAGGTGGAGGTCGACTCCGCCGGGGCGCACCGCTTCGAGGTCCCGCTGCGCAAGGCCCATCCCCGCGGGGCGACGCACTTCCCGATGCCGTCCCGCCTGCTCGTCGCCTCCGACCTGGAGGGACAGTTCGACGCCTTCACCTCGCTGATGCAGCACAACGGGGTGCTCGATGCGCGGCTGCACTGGCGCTTCGGCAGGGGCCACCTCGTGCTGGTGGGCGACCTGGTGGACCGTGGCCCCCACGTGCTGCCGCTGCTCTGGCTCGTCTACCGGATGGAGGCCGAGGCGCGCGCCGCAGGGGGCGCCGTGCACTACGTGCTCGGCAACCACGAGCAGATGCTGCTCACCGGCCAGACCCGCTACCAACACCCGAAGTACCTCGAGACGCTGCGCCTCACGGGGCAGGCGCCGCAGGCGCTGTGGGACGAGCACAGCGAGCTCGGCCGCTGGCTGCGCAGCAAGCCGGTGCTCCTCAGGGTCGGCGACTACCTGTTCATGCACGGGGGCCTCAGCCCCGAGGCGCTGGCGCTGCGGCCCACGCTGGACGAGGTCGACCGGCTCGCGGCAACGTCGCTGACCCGCGACCCGCGCGAGCTGACCGATGCCCGGGCGAAGGCGGTCATCCGGGGGCCGCTCGGGGTGCTCTGGTACCGGGGCCTCGCCATGGACATGCCCGGCATCCCGAGGGCCACCCCGGCGCAAGTGCAGCAGGTGCTGCAGCACTTCGGCGTCCGCCACCTGGTCATCGGCCACACGCTGGTGGAGCACGTCGGCTCCGACTACGGCGGCGCCGTCCTGCGCGTCGATGTCGGGCATGCCGCGGGCACGCGGGAGGCGCTGCTCATCGAGAGGGGGAAGGCGTTTCGAGTGGATGCGAGCGGCCAGCGCGGCGCGCTGGAGCAGGCGGTCAACGCCGACTGA
- a CDS encoding alpha/beta hydrolase: MALTQREQQEVEAANASGRTPVVFVHGLWLLAGSWKPWREHFEKQGYATLAPDWPDDPPSVEEARAHPEAVAGQSLGSVTAHFEEVIGQLRQKPIVIGHSTGGLITQILAGRGLAAGAAAIDPGPFRGVLPLPYSSLKVASIGLRDPRNRHRGVPLTYEQFRYGFANALPEEEAKVLYEREAVPAPGMALFQMAFANLNPRTEAHVDTRRSDRGPLLVVSGERDHTVPWAIAHASYGRYKHNPNPTRLVKIPGRGHSLTIDHGWQEVADTVLRFLDENAVRH, from the coding sequence ATGGCACTGACTCAGAGAGAGCAGCAAGAGGTCGAGGCTGCGAACGCATCGGGGCGGACGCCGGTGGTGTTCGTGCATGGGCTGTGGTTGCTCGCCGGAAGCTGGAAGCCCTGGCGCGAGCACTTCGAGAAGCAGGGGTATGCAACGCTGGCACCGGACTGGCCCGACGACCCACCGAGTGTGGAGGAGGCGCGCGCCCACCCGGAGGCCGTCGCAGGACAGTCGCTCGGCAGCGTCACCGCTCACTTCGAAGAAGTGATTGGCCAGCTCCGCCAGAAACCCATCGTGATCGGTCACTCCACCGGCGGCCTGATCACCCAGATCCTCGCGGGCCGCGGCCTGGCCGCCGGCGCGGCGGCGATCGATCCCGGGCCGTTCCGCGGCGTGCTGCCGCTGCCGTACTCCTCGTTGAAGGTGGCATCGATCGGCTTGCGCGATCCCCGGAACCGGCATCGCGGGGTGCCGCTGACGTACGAGCAGTTCCGCTACGGCTTCGCCAACGCCCTCCCCGAGGAGGAAGCGAAGGTCCTCTACGAGCGCGAAGCGGTCCCCGCCCCCGGAATGGCGCTGTTCCAGATGGCGTTCGCGAACCTGAACCCACGCACCGAGGCGCACGTCGACACCCGACGGAGCGACCGCGGCCCGCTGCTGGTGGTCTCGGGGGAGCGCGACCACACGGTCCCGTGGGCCATCGCCCATGCGTCGTACGGGCGCTACAAGCACAACCCGAATCCCACCCGCCTCGTGAAGATCCCCGGCCGAGGCCACTCGCTCACCATCGACCACGGCTGGCAGGAGGTCGCCGACACGGTGCTGCGCTTCCTCGACGAGAACGCCGTGCGGCACTGA
- a CDS encoding DUF4440 domain-containing protein, with product MSTAEPMTASQPTDARAAIAQNNARFMEAVSRGDAGALAALYTAQAQVLPANAGPVQGPRDIEAFWAGLIQAGFKAGRLETLDVEAGGALAVETGRYRLTLAPPGGAQVTDEGKYLVVWHREADGTWRMHRDMFSSSLPPQPTVH from the coding sequence ATGTCCACTGCCGAGCCGATGACCGCGTCCCAGCCCACCGATGCCCGCGCCGCGATCGCGCAGAACAATGCGCGCTTCATGGAGGCGGTCTCGCGCGGGGACGCAGGCGCCCTGGCGGCGCTCTACACCGCCCAGGCCCAGGTGCTGCCCGCCAACGCGGGACCCGTCCAGGGCCCGCGAGACATCGAGGCGTTCTGGGCAGGCCTCATCCAGGCCGGCTTCAAGGCGGGGCGCCTGGAGACGCTGGACGTGGAGGCCGGCGGCGCGCTCGCCGTGGAGACCGGGCGCTACCGGCTCACCCTCGCGCCCCCGGGCGGCGCGCAGGTGACGGACGAGGGCAAGTACCTGGTCGTGTGGCACCGCGAGGCGGACGGCACGTGGCGCATGCACCGCGACATGTTCAGCTCCAGCCTGCCCCCGCAGCCCACGGTGCACTGA